A stretch of the Cellulomonas sp. WB94 genome encodes the following:
- a CDS encoding circularly permuted type 2 ATP-grasp protein, with product MTDLLSSPRPGTVDEIALTGPELTRSRAETDVLLADHGVTYGTDDATPGAPGWHLDPVPVVIDELEWTTLDAALVERAQVLDEVLVDLYGPRRLLTDALLPPEIVLAHPGFLRAVDGLRLPTERELVLTATDLTRDASGGWVAIADRTQAPSGAGYAMEDRRVVARVRSGVYRQASIQRLGPFFHALKLALQDAAPAGATSPRVVLLTSGPHSETAFDQSYLAAMLGLPMVEGSDLLVREGRVWMQGLDALEPVDVILRRVDADYCDPLELRSDSRLGVPGLVRALRAGAVSVVNPLGSSVLENPALLAHLPRLARVVLGRDLALPTPPTYWCGDDIARTHVLAYLDRLVLKPTARGSRSTTVRGWTLDRAARDALAARIAADPSSWVGQEPVGEPWATDTAAAVLRTFAVAHDGSYRVMAGGLARVAPDPSQQLVSGALGAVARDVWVLSSETGTLPDPWLNGPGDAGPQRAVSGISPRTAENMFWLGRYAERAGDTVRHLRALVDRWNDYHHSPRSVGGRALGALLAAADVATPATWPGATTRSAPLDLRSLLLDRSAPRSVARSVRSLIDASSAVRDQLSGDSWLPLASMERALTGARTEAPPAPDQLAAQVSAETAGLQPVLDRLLEALLALAGIGAESMVRDAGWRLLDAGRRLERAQHLVESLAATLTDVRPAAVDALVIESVLITHESVLTYRRRNQGPASVAGVLDLLLVDPSNPRSLTFQLDRLRDDLADVPTALRAPDLRDRLLQDVTDVLTELDPVAVAALVTDDGHRRHLAETLDSMRWRLRALADEIALVHFAQPVPSRTLDDTWGVESTDDSDDTDDTDDAGDPDREAGA from the coding sequence GTGACGGACCTGCTGTCCTCGCCGCGTCCCGGAACGGTCGACGAGATCGCGCTCACCGGCCCCGAGCTCACCCGGAGCCGGGCCGAGACGGACGTGCTGCTCGCCGACCACGGCGTCACCTACGGCACCGACGACGCGACCCCGGGCGCCCCGGGCTGGCACCTCGACCCGGTCCCGGTGGTCATCGACGAGCTCGAGTGGACCACGCTCGACGCGGCTCTCGTCGAGCGTGCCCAGGTGCTCGACGAGGTCCTCGTCGACCTGTACGGCCCGCGTCGGCTGCTCACGGACGCGCTGCTGCCCCCGGAGATCGTCCTGGCGCACCCCGGGTTCCTGCGGGCCGTCGACGGGCTGCGGCTGCCCACGGAACGCGAGCTCGTCCTGACGGCCACCGACCTCACGCGGGACGCGTCGGGCGGCTGGGTCGCGATCGCCGACCGCACGCAGGCACCCTCGGGCGCCGGGTACGCGATGGAGGACCGGCGTGTCGTCGCGCGCGTCCGGTCCGGCGTCTACCGCCAGGCGTCCATCCAGCGGCTCGGGCCGTTCTTCCACGCGCTCAAGCTCGCGCTGCAGGACGCCGCCCCCGCGGGCGCCACGAGTCCGCGCGTCGTGCTGCTCACGTCCGGCCCGCACAGCGAGACCGCGTTCGACCAGTCGTACCTCGCCGCGATGCTCGGCCTGCCCATGGTCGAGGGCAGCGACCTGCTGGTGCGCGAGGGTCGCGTGTGGATGCAGGGGCTCGACGCGCTCGAGCCGGTCGACGTGATCCTGCGACGCGTCGACGCCGACTACTGCGACCCGCTCGAGCTGCGGTCCGACTCGCGGCTCGGGGTGCCGGGGCTCGTGCGCGCGCTGCGGGCCGGTGCGGTCAGCGTCGTCAACCCGCTCGGGAGCTCGGTCCTCGAGAACCCGGCACTGCTCGCCCACCTGCCCCGGCTCGCGCGCGTCGTCCTCGGTCGCGACCTCGCGCTGCCGACGCCACCGACGTACTGGTGCGGCGACGACATCGCGCGCACCCACGTCCTGGCTTACCTCGACCGGCTCGTGCTCAAGCCGACCGCGCGCGGTTCCCGGAGCACGACCGTGCGCGGCTGGACGCTCGACCGTGCCGCGCGCGACGCCCTGGCCGCGCGGATCGCCGCGGACCCGAGCAGCTGGGTCGGCCAGGAGCCGGTCGGCGAGCCGTGGGCGACGGACACCGCGGCGGCCGTGCTGCGGACCTTCGCCGTCGCGCACGACGGCTCGTACCGGGTCATGGCGGGCGGTCTGGCGCGGGTCGCCCCCGACCCGTCGCAGCAGCTCGTCTCAGGGGCGCTCGGCGCGGTCGCGAGGGACGTCTGGGTGCTGTCGTCCGAGACGGGCACGCTCCCCGACCCGTGGCTCAACGGTCCGGGCGACGCGGGACCGCAGCGGGCCGTGTCGGGCATCTCGCCGCGCACCGCGGAGAACATGTTCTGGCTGGGCCGGTACGCCGAACGGGCCGGCGACACGGTCCGCCACCTGCGCGCGCTCGTCGACCGGTGGAACGACTACCACCACTCGCCGCGCTCGGTCGGCGGCCGCGCGCTGGGTGCACTCCTCGCAGCGGCCGACGTCGCGACCCCGGCGACCTGGCCCGGGGCGACGACCCGCTCCGCTCCCCTCGACCTGCGCTCGCTGCTGCTCGACCGGTCCGCCCCCCGGTCGGTCGCCCGGTCCGTCCGGTCGCTCATCGACGCCTCGTCGGCCGTGCGTGACCAGCTCTCGGGGGACAGCTGGCTGCCGCTCGCGAGCATGGAGCGTGCGCTGACCGGAGCGCGCACCGAGGCCCCGCCGGCGCCCGACCAGCTCGCGGCGCAGGTGTCGGCCGAGACCGCCGGGCTGCAGCCCGTCCTCGACCGGCTCCTCGAGGCCCTGCTCGCGCTTGCGGGCATCGGCGCCGAGAGCATGGTCCGGGACGCGGGCTGGCGGCTCCTCGATGCCGGCCGACGCCTCGAACGGGCCCAGCACCTCGTGGAGTCCCTCGCCGCGACCCTCACGGACGTGCGACCCGCCGCGGTCGACGCCTTGGTCATCGAGTCGGTCCTCATCACGCACGAGTCCGTCCTGACCTACCGGCGCCGCAACCAAGGGCCGGCGAGCGTCGCCGGCGTCCTCGACCTGCTGCTCGTCGACCCGTCGAACCCTCGCTCGCTCACCTTCCAGCTCGACCGGCTGCGCGACGACCTCGCGGACGTCCCCACGGCGCTGCGGGCCCCTGACCTGCGCGACCGGCTGCTGCAGGACGTCACCGACGTCCTCACCGAGCTCGACCCGGTCGCCGTCGCGGCCCTCGTCACCGACGACGGCCACCGCCGGCACCTCGCCGAGACCCTGGACTCGATGCGGTGGCGGCTGCGTGCCCTGGCCGACGAGATCGCACTGGTCCACTTCGCCCAGCCCGTGCCGAGCCGCACGCTCGACGACACGTGGGGCGTGGAGAGCACGGACGACTCCGACGACACGGACGACACGGACGACGCGGGCGACCCGGACCGGGAGGCGGGTGCATGA
- a CDS encoding DUF5671 domain-containing protein → MAAVPLRFHEGLIMMIFGILSALLSIALPIVLVVWAVRHFGNRTGGQRNDARSVRRFFQYLLLFGLLIVATVGLSELLGLPFQEAALAGDDRSALARALTFSLFGIPMFLLLAAWSRRHLTRDPDEVDSIGWGFYLTVAPLTALVVAMFALHDVVASVLTGDTFDWPATARFVVWAAVWLVHWTVSHRMLDAVRRQAQLVIGSLIGLGTSVAGLVALLGSSVVALVGTDTTNLLVEPQHPIAQAAATVVVGVPVWIVYWLRTWSTADRTALWFAYVLPVGVGGSLVLAVVGASIAVYQLLVWLLGDPSSTQAVQHFEGTPTAVACVVVGVVSWWYHREVLAGAALGRTEVTRVYEYLMAGIALLAAAVGVTLVVVALVESLIPVAEVELGTSVVNSLLSGVTLLLVGGPLWWVFWRRIERVAHADGPEELGSPTRRIYLFVLFGLGGIAAVVAVLVAAFFGIQGALQGGFDAQVVRDMRIPVAILLATGAISGYHWAVYRDDRSRLPAPEARLGARYVLLVGAPDPALVGAVEHRTGARVDLWTRADGQAGPWVVDDVVAAVQASPTPALTVVAGPAGLETVGMLRP, encoded by the coding sequence GTGGCTGCTGTACCCCTGCGGTTCCACGAAGGGCTGATCATGATGATCTTCGGGATCCTGTCCGCACTGCTCTCGATCGCCCTCCCGATCGTCCTGGTCGTGTGGGCCGTGCGTCATTTCGGCAACCGGACCGGCGGCCAGCGGAACGACGCCCGCAGCGTCCGGCGGTTCTTCCAGTACCTGCTGCTGTTCGGTCTGCTGATCGTCGCCACCGTGGGCCTCTCGGAGCTCCTCGGACTGCCGTTCCAGGAGGCCGCGCTGGCCGGGGACGACCGCAGCGCCCTGGCCCGGGCGCTGACCTTCTCGTTGTTCGGCATCCCGATGTTCCTGCTGCTCGCCGCGTGGTCGAGGCGACACCTGACGCGGGACCCGGACGAGGTGGACTCCATCGGCTGGGGCTTCTACCTCACGGTCGCACCCCTGACGGCCCTGGTCGTGGCGATGTTCGCGCTGCACGACGTCGTCGCGTCGGTCCTGACGGGCGACACGTTCGACTGGCCGGCGACGGCTCGTTTCGTCGTGTGGGCCGCGGTCTGGCTCGTGCACTGGACCGTGTCGCACCGGATGCTCGACGCCGTCCGCCGGCAGGCCCAGCTCGTGATCGGGTCGCTCATCGGCCTGGGCACGAGCGTGGCGGGTCTCGTCGCGCTGCTGGGTTCCTCCGTCGTCGCCCTCGTCGGGACCGACACGACCAACCTCCTCGTCGAACCGCAGCACCCCATCGCGCAGGCGGCAGCGACGGTCGTCGTCGGCGTGCCGGTCTGGATCGTGTACTGGCTGCGGACCTGGTCCACGGCCGACCGGACGGCGCTGTGGTTCGCCTACGTGCTCCCGGTCGGCGTCGGCGGCTCTCTGGTCCTGGCCGTGGTGGGAGCCAGCATCGCGGTGTACCAGCTGCTCGTGTGGCTCCTCGGCGACCCGTCGTCCACCCAGGCCGTGCAGCACTTCGAGGGCACGCCGACCGCGGTCGCCTGCGTCGTCGTCGGTGTCGTCAGCTGGTGGTACCACCGGGAGGTGCTCGCCGGCGCGGCCCTCGGACGCACCGAGGTCACCCGCGTCTACGAGTACCTGATGGCGGGGATCGCCCTGCTGGCCGCCGCGGTCGGGGTGACCCTCGTGGTCGTCGCGCTCGTCGAGTCGCTGATCCCGGTCGCCGAGGTCGAGCTCGGCACCTCGGTGGTCAACTCGCTGCTGTCCGGCGTGACCCTCCTCCTCGTCGGCGGCCCGCTGTGGTGGGTGTTCTGGAGGCGCATCGAGCGGGTCGCGCACGCGGACGGCCCGGAGGAGCTCGGTTCGCCGACCCGGCGGATCTACCTCTTCGTGCTCTTCGGCCTCGGCGGGATCGCTGCCGTCGTCGCCGTCCTGGTCGCGGCGTTCTTCGGGATCCAGGGCGCGCTGCAGGGCGGCTTCGACGCGCAGGTCGTGCGCGACATGCGCATCCCCGTCGCGATCCTGCTGGCCACGGGCGCGATCTCCGGCTACCACTGGGCCGTCTACCGCGACGACCGCTCGCGGCTCCCTGCACCCGAGGCTCGGCTCGGCGCACGCTACGTGCTGCTCGTCGGCGCCCCCGACCCTGCGCTCGTCGGCGCGGTCGAGCACCGCACGGGCGCCCGGGTCGACCTGTGGACCCGGGCGGACGGCCAGGCCGGGCCGTGGGTGGTCGACGACGTGGTCGCCGCGGTGCAGGCCTCCCCGACCCCCGCGCTCACGGTCGTGGCCGGACCGGCGGGGCTCGAGACGGTCGGGATGCTGCGTCCGTAG
- a CDS encoding LLM class flavin-dependent oxidoreductase: MKKIGFLSFGHWTPSPQSQVRSASDALLQSIDLAVAVEELGGDGAYFRVHHFARQLGSPFPLLAAIGARTSRIEIGTGVIDMRYENPLYMAEDAGAADLIAGGRLQLGISRGSPEQVVDGFRYFGHVPADGDHAAMAREHTRAFLDAITGQGFAQPSRRPMFPNPPGLLRIEPHSPGLSDRIWWGAGSRATAEWTAQQGMNLMSSTLLTEDTGVPFHQLQAEQIQRFRDAWTAAGHPREPRVSVSRSIFPIVSDLDRAYFGGATDSQDQVGHLEGGSARFGRTYAGEPDELVAALAEDEAIAAADTLLLTIPNQLGVDFNAQLVDSVLRYVAPELGWR; the protein is encoded by the coding sequence ATGAAGAAGATCGGGTTTCTCTCGTTCGGCCACTGGACGCCGTCGCCGCAGTCGCAGGTGCGTTCGGCGTCCGACGCGCTCCTGCAGTCCATCGACCTGGCCGTCGCCGTCGAGGAGCTCGGGGGCGACGGCGCGTACTTCCGCGTCCACCACTTCGCCCGGCAGCTCGGCTCGCCGTTCCCGCTGCTCGCGGCGATCGGCGCCCGGACCAGCCGGATCGAGATCGGCACCGGCGTCATCGACATGCGCTACGAGAACCCGCTGTACATGGCCGAGGACGCCGGCGCGGCGGACCTCATCGCGGGCGGGCGGCTCCAGCTGGGGATCAGCCGGGGGTCACCGGAGCAGGTGGTCGACGGGTTCCGGTACTTCGGCCACGTGCCCGCCGACGGCGACCACGCCGCGATGGCCCGGGAGCACACCCGGGCGTTCCTGGACGCGATCACGGGTCAAGGGTTCGCCCAGCCCAGCCGACGGCCGATGTTCCCCAACCCGCCCGGGCTGCTGCGCATCGAGCCGCACTCCCCCGGGCTCTCCGACCGGATCTGGTGGGGCGCCGGGTCGCGCGCCACGGCCGAGTGGACGGCCCAGCAGGGCATGAACCTGATGAGCTCGACGCTCCTCACCGAGGACACCGGGGTCCCGTTCCACCAGCTCCAGGCCGAGCAGATCCAGCGGTTCCGGGACGCCTGGACAGCCGCCGGCCATCCGCGCGAGCCGCGGGTCTCGGTCAGCCGGAGCATCTTCCCGATCGTCAGCGACCTGGACCGTGCGTACTTCGGCGGCGCGACCGACAGCCAGGACCAGGTCGGGCACCTCGAGGGTGGCTCCGCACGGTTCGGCCGAACCTATGCCGGGGAGCCCGACGAGCTGGTCGCGGCGCTGGCCGAGGACGAGGCGATCGCTGCCGCCGACACGCTCCTGCTGACGATCCCCAACCAGCTCGGCGTGGACTTCAACGCGCAGCTCGTCGACAGCGTCCTGCGGTACGTGGCGCCGGAGCTCGGCTGGCGCTGA
- a CDS encoding class I SAM-dependent methyltransferase has translation MGRRERLIDYWDDESSRYEAMTASVERRYLADSRRWVCQRATGSTLELAVGTGLNFPYYPDHVSLTGVDWSPQMVQAAERHTGRLLRPIALTTADAMALPFADGRFDTVLCTFALCCIPDDRAALTEAIRVLRPGGSLLLADHVVASNLALRALEHLVELVTIPLQGEHYTRRPLTIVRDLGLTIVDTERLTHGAIERVHARKPAAA, from the coding sequence GTGGGACGACGTGAACGGCTCATCGACTACTGGGACGACGAGTCCTCGCGCTACGAGGCGATGACGGCCTCGGTCGAGCGTCGCTACCTCGCTGACAGCCGGCGCTGGGTGTGTCAGCGGGCCACCGGGTCGACCCTCGAGCTGGCCGTGGGCACCGGCCTGAACTTCCCGTACTACCCCGACCACGTCAGCCTCACCGGGGTCGACTGGAGCCCGCAGATGGTGCAGGCCGCCGAGCGGCACACCGGCAGGTTGCTGCGACCGATCGCCCTGACGACGGCGGACGCCATGGCTCTGCCCTTCGCCGACGGACGGTTCGACACCGTCCTCTGCACGTTCGCGTTGTGCTGCATCCCCGACGACCGGGCGGCCCTCACGGAAGCGATCCGGGTGCTCAGACCCGGCGGCAGCCTGCTGCTCGCCGACCACGTCGTGGCGTCCAACCTGGCGCTCCGTGCGCTGGAGCACCTGGTGGAGCTGGTGACGATCCCGCTGCAGGGTGAGCACTACACCCGACGTCCCCTCACCATCGTCCGGGACCTGGGCCTGACGATCGTCGACACCGAGCGGCTGACGCACGGCGCGATCGAACGCGTCCACGCACGCAAGCCCGCTGCCGCGTGA
- a CDS encoding FBP domain-containing protein: protein MNPLTEKQIRTSFVNCSKGEASQLSLPLDLSDLRWDRLDYLGWIDRKAPLRAYVVLTVDDRLVGLTLRTPEVQAARRRAMCAWCEDVNATNDASMYVARRAGASGRNGDTIGTLICTSFECSRNVRRTPTIVEAGLDPAGLVQRRIEGLRERSQWFARSVLQEV, encoded by the coding sequence ATGAACCCCCTGACCGAGAAGCAGATCCGCACGTCCTTCGTGAACTGTTCGAAGGGTGAGGCGTCCCAGCTCAGCCTCCCGCTGGACCTGAGCGACCTCCGCTGGGACCGCCTCGACTACCTCGGATGGATCGACCGCAAGGCGCCGCTGCGCGCCTATGTGGTCCTGACCGTCGACGACAGGCTCGTCGGCCTGACGCTCCGCACCCCTGAGGTCCAGGCGGCGCGCCGTCGGGCCATGTGCGCGTGGTGCGAGGACGTGAACGCGACGAACGACGCGTCGATGTACGTGGCACGCCGTGCCGGGGCGTCGGGACGCAACGGCGACACGATCGGCACGCTGATCTGCACGAGCTTCGAGTGCTCACGCAACGTGCGGCGGACGCCGACGATCGTCGAGGCGGGCCTGGACCCCGCCGGACTGGTGCAACGCCGGATCGAGGGGCTGCGCGAGCGGTCGCAGTGGTTCGCCCGGTCGGTCCTCCAGGAGGTCTGA
- a CDS encoding Clp protease N-terminal domain-containing protein, with product MSEPVKATDRTVRMANPVRLDELIAGIKKGYTDPLDQLSNAVLLAEHIDEVADHLIGHFVDQARRSGASWTDIGRSMGVTKQAVQKRFSVNRPADQPALDPSQGFARFTDDARSVVVSAQNEAQAAGNVEIEPAHLLLGLLALPDAVAARALVAQGLDLEQLRADTVATLPPRTDTVPELVPFDAHARKALELTFRVALRMESAAIGTEHILIALLEVADGTGALAGVDPAALEATIVDLAAGGAAG from the coding sequence ATGAGCGAACCAGTGAAGGCGACCGACCGCACCGTCCGGATGGCCAACCCCGTCCGCCTCGACGAGCTCATCGCCGGGATCAAGAAGGGCTACACCGACCCCCTCGACCAGCTGAGCAACGCCGTGCTGCTCGCCGAGCACATCGACGAAGTCGCCGATCACCTCATCGGCCACTTCGTCGACCAGGCACGCCGGTCGGGTGCGTCGTGGACCGACATCGGCCGCAGCATGGGCGTCACCAAGCAGGCGGTCCAGAAGCGGTTCTCCGTCAACCGTCCCGCGGATCAGCCGGCCCTCGACCCGAGCCAGGGCTTCGCGCGCTTCACGGACGACGCCCGCAGCGTCGTCGTGTCTGCGCAGAACGAGGCGCAGGCCGCCGGCAACGTCGAGATCGAGCCGGCGCACCTCCTGCTCGGCCTGCTCGCTCTGCCCGACGCCGTCGCAGCCCGGGCGCTCGTCGCCCAGGGCCTCGACCTGGAGCAGCTGCGCGCGGACACCGTCGCCACACTGCCGCCGCGGACCGACACCGTGCCCGAGCTGGTGCCGTTCGACGCGCACGCGCGCAAGGCGCTCGAGCTCACGTTCCGGGTCGCGCTGCGGATGGAGAGTGCCGCCATCGGCACCGAGCACATCCTCATCGCCCTGCTGGAGGTCGCCGACGGGACGGGTGCTCTGGCCGGCGTTGATCCGGCCGCCCTCGAGGCGACCATCGTGGACCTCGCTGCGGGGGGCGCCGCGGGCTAG
- a CDS encoding GAF domain-containing protein, producing the protein MTTRDRARAAWPAGADPDELASRLRAAHEDFMVRDLVADPLGEVVQERHGSVRREVMDSWMRSRSGGVDPERSLPPTDFSTSDLRAYRREHVLAPLMPIVRRLLIDGTVSDGMIVALTDDSGHLLWVEGDHVVRREVERIGFVEGARWAEQDTGTNAPGMALATGHEMQIFAAEHFTRAVHPWSCTAAPVHDPRTGRVLGVLDITGRAPAASPLMLSLVRATVAAMESALTVRDLRAHVTPRRSTTPRPHPGCRLEVLGTSTPVLTSAGTQQTVTLRHAELLLLLGGHPSGLTGEEIAALLYDGAASSVTVRAEISRLRRCVGTMLTESRPYRLADPLRTDIDDVREHLARGDVLAALHAYPGPVLPRSEAPAVVALRDELAGEVHAAVIRTQDSRVLEEWTRRDDGSADWAAWGRLLALLPAGSPASIRARAHAEALDRELRAPQPIAHRASRSAGLLRVGGRLA; encoded by the coding sequence GTGACCACCAGAGACCGCGCGCGGGCTGCCTGGCCCGCGGGAGCAGACCCCGACGAGCTCGCGTCGCGCCTGCGCGCCGCGCACGAGGACTTCATGGTGCGGGACCTCGTCGCCGATCCCCTCGGAGAGGTCGTCCAGGAGCGTCATGGGTCGGTTCGCCGGGAGGTCATGGACTCCTGGATGCGCAGCAGGTCCGGCGGCGTCGACCCGGAGCGGAGTCTTCCACCCACCGACTTCAGCACGAGCGACCTGCGGGCGTACCGGAGAGAGCACGTGCTCGCTCCGCTCATGCCGATCGTGCGACGCCTCCTGATCGACGGCACGGTCTCCGACGGCATGATCGTGGCCCTCACGGACGACTCCGGCCACCTGCTGTGGGTCGAGGGCGACCACGTCGTCCGGCGCGAGGTCGAGCGCATCGGGTTCGTCGAGGGGGCTCGCTGGGCCGAGCAGGACACGGGCACCAACGCGCCCGGCATGGCGCTCGCGACCGGTCACGAGATGCAGATCTTCGCCGCGGAGCACTTCACCAGGGCCGTCCACCCGTGGAGCTGCACGGCGGCGCCCGTGCACGACCCGAGAACGGGCCGGGTGCTCGGTGTGCTGGACATCACGGGTCGGGCGCCCGCGGCGTCGCCCCTGATGCTGTCGCTCGTCCGGGCCACGGTGGCCGCAATGGAGTCCGCGCTCACGGTCCGGGACCTGCGGGCGCACGTCACGCCACGCCGGTCGACGACGCCACGACCGCACCCCGGATGCCGGCTCGAGGTGCTGGGGACGTCGACGCCCGTGCTGACGAGTGCTGGCACGCAGCAGACGGTCACGCTGCGTCACGCCGAGCTGCTGCTGCTCCTGGGCGGGCACCCCTCAGGGCTGACGGGCGAGGAGATCGCCGCGCTGCTGTACGACGGCGCCGCGTCGTCCGTGACGGTGCGTGCCGAGATCTCGCGTCTGCGGCGCTGCGTCGGCACGATGCTGACCGAGTCGCGGCCCTACCGGCTCGCCGACCCGCTCCGCACCGACATCGACGACGTGCGCGAGCACCTCGCGCGTGGCGACGTCCTCGCGGCGCTCCACGCCTACCCCGGGCCTGTCCTGCCGCGCTCGGAGGCGCCCGCCGTCGTCGCGCTCCGGGACGAGCTGGCGGGCGAGGTGCATGCCGCGGTGATCCGCACTCAGGACTCGCGCGTCCTCGAGGAGTGGACGCGGCGCGACGACGGCTCGGCCGACTGGGCGGCGTGGGGACGGCTGCTCGCCCTGCTGCCGGCGGGGAGCCCCGCATCGATCCGCGCCCGCGCGCACGCGGAGGCGCTCGACCGCGAGCTGCGGGCACCGCAACCGATCGCCCACCGGGCCTCCCGCAGTGCGGGACTGCTGCGCGTCGGCGGCCGGCTCGCCTGA
- a CDS encoding aldehyde dehydrogenase family protein gives MTIYAAPGQPGSLATFRERYDHWIGGEYVAPASGRYFENRSPVTGRAFTEIARGDAADIDRALDAAHGAARSWGRTTATTRAVILNKIADRIEANLEMLAVAETWDNGKAIRETLGADIPLAVDHFRYFAGAIRAEEGSISQIDEDTIAYHFHEPLGVVGQIIPWNFPLLMAVWKLAPALAAGNCIVLKPAEQTPASILVLMELLADILPPGVVNVVNGFGLEAGKPLASSPRIRKIAFTGETTTGRLIMQYASQNLIPVTLELGGKSPNIFFGDVGRAQDDYYDKALEGFTMFAFNQGEVCTAPSRALIQDSIYDPFLTDAVARTRAIKQGNPLDTDTMMGAQASSDQLAKILSYIDIGKAEGATLLTGGERVELDGDLAGGFYVQPTIFEGKNSMRIFQEEIFGPVLAVTRFDDYDDAISIANDTLYGLGAGVWTRESNIAYRAGRDIQAGRVWTNCYHAYPAAAAFGGYKGSGIGRENHKMMLDHYQQTKNLLVSYSAQKLGFF, from the coding sequence ATGACGATCTACGCAGCCCCCGGCCAACCCGGCAGCCTCGCAACCTTCCGCGAGCGGTACGACCACTGGATCGGCGGCGAGTACGTCGCCCCGGCGTCGGGAAGGTACTTCGAGAACCGCTCGCCGGTCACGGGACGAGCGTTCACCGAGATCGCGCGCGGCGACGCCGCCGACATCGACCGCGCCCTCGACGCGGCGCACGGCGCGGCACGCAGCTGGGGCCGCACCACAGCGACGACCAGGGCCGTGATCCTCAACAAGATCGCGGACCGCATCGAGGCGAACCTCGAGATGCTGGCCGTCGCGGAGACCTGGGACAACGGCAAGGCGATCCGCGAGACCCTCGGCGCGGACATCCCGCTCGCTGTGGACCACTTCCGCTACTTCGCCGGTGCGATCCGCGCCGAAGAGGGGTCGATCTCGCAGATCGACGAGGACACGATCGCCTACCACTTCCACGAGCCGCTCGGGGTCGTCGGCCAGATCATCCCGTGGAACTTCCCCCTGCTCATGGCGGTGTGGAAGCTCGCCCCGGCGCTCGCGGCCGGCAACTGCATCGTGCTCAAGCCGGCCGAGCAGACGCCGGCGTCGATCCTCGTCCTGATGGAGCTGCTCGCGGACATCCTGCCGCCGGGCGTGGTGAACGTCGTCAACGGGTTCGGCCTCGAGGCGGGCAAGCCGCTCGCGTCGTCCCCGCGCATCCGCAAGATCGCGTTCACCGGGGAGACCACGACCGGCCGGCTGATCATGCAGTACGCGAGCCAGAACCTCATCCCGGTCACCCTCGAGCTCGGTGGCAAGAGCCCCAACATCTTCTTCGGGGACGTCGGACGCGCCCAGGACGACTACTACGACAAGGCGCTCGAAGGCTTCACGATGTTCGCCTTCAACCAGGGCGAGGTGTGCACCGCGCCGTCCCGAGCGCTCATCCAGGACTCGATCTACGACCCGTTCCTCACCGACGCGGTCGCGCGGACGCGTGCCATCAAGCAGGGCAACCCCCTCGACACCGACACGATGATGGGAGCGCAGGCGTCGAGCGACCAGCTGGCCAAGATCCTCAGCTACATCGACATCGGCAAGGCCGAGGGCGCCACGCTGCTCACCGGCGGCGAGCGGGTCGAGCTGGACGGTGACCTCGCCGGCGGCTTCTACGTGCAGCCGACCATCTTCGAGGGCAAGAACTCGATGCGGATCTTCCAGGAGGAGATCTTCGGCCCCGTGCTGGCGGTGACCCGGTTCGACGACTACGACGACGCCATCAGCATCGCGAACGACACGCTCTACGGTCTCGGCGCCGGGGTCTGGACGCGCGAGAGCAACATCGCGTACCGGGCAGGGCGCGACATCCAGGCGGGTCGGGTCTGGACGAACTGCTACCACGCGTACCCGGCCGCGGCCGCGTTCGGCGGCTACAAGGGCTCGGGCATCGGTCGCGAGAACCACAAGATGATGCTCGACCACTACCAGCAGACCAAGAACCTGCTGGTGTCGTACTCGGCCCAGAAGCTCGGCTTCTTCTGA